One genomic window of Desulfuromonas sp. includes the following:
- a CDS encoding chemotaxis protein CheA has protein sequence MSDQMFDDQMEIIREFVQESRDMIDQLEPTIIELGQSCQKVDCWEAMGCSQSDCPRLGRQLDFPCWLQVGNIGEGTATCHAAASGQECRNCRVLEMTNGDGETINAIFRLFHSMKGSAGFLDLNHIARVSHAAESLLDLVRSGKILLKPEHVDWLCQSSDFAKEALEQVEEQGNDEGMAEPAEILAKSLEEAAGQALAAAAAGPAPAAEESPPKQAALDDPASLVTPDMVERFVQEADELLQGVEQEFLKWTENPEAVDFGSLFRNIHSLKGNCGFFGYGALERLSHMMETILEVCKSGAPLSVANPAELLLANVDLLQAAVADLSRGGAGQIENLSDHLERLQALLPPAEAPAGEDRPPQLLGEILVEQGTVCAEAVQSAIALQKKPIGELLVDMGATDPQKVEKALQQQKKTPPSKGPAGANKKPAQAVKRNDIRVDLEKLDVLINLICELVIAENMLIHNPEMEHLEVESFTRAGQQMSKIVRELQELAMSIRMIPVTGLFRRMLRLVHDLSIKSGKKVELQLSGEETELDKTVIETITDPLVHLMRNSMDHGLEPPEERLRLGKPEKGSVRLAARHEEGEVWITIEDDGRGLNRDKILEKAIAKGLVEGDGSDMSDKAIYNLIFQPGFSTADQITDISGRGVGMDVVKQNLDKIKGKIEVHSKPGLGTRLTLRIPLTLGIIDGMMVRVADTKCIVPTLAIREAFRPEADQITTTPDGEELVRVRESFFPVTRLHKVLDKTPDSDRLEDGILIVLEYQDRGIALFVDEILGQQQTVIKGLSDYIGNVRWFSGCTILGDGEVCLILDVGHFVELMGKKESAVA, from the coding sequence CCAGCTCGAACCGACCATCATCGAGCTGGGGCAAAGCTGTCAAAAAGTCGACTGCTGGGAAGCCATGGGCTGCAGCCAATCGGACTGCCCCCGCCTCGGGCGGCAACTCGACTTCCCCTGCTGGCTGCAGGTCGGCAACATCGGCGAAGGCACGGCCACCTGCCACGCCGCCGCCTCCGGCCAGGAGTGCCGCAACTGCCGGGTATTAGAAATGACCAACGGCGACGGGGAGACCATCAACGCCATCTTCCGCCTCTTCCACTCCATGAAGGGAAGCGCGGGGTTCCTCGACCTGAACCACATCGCCCGCGTCTCCCACGCCGCCGAGAGCCTTCTCGACCTGGTCCGCTCCGGAAAGATCCTGCTGAAGCCGGAGCACGTCGACTGGTTGTGCCAATCCAGCGACTTTGCCAAGGAGGCCCTTGAACAGGTGGAAGAACAGGGCAACGACGAGGGCATGGCCGAACCGGCCGAGATCCTCGCAAAATCCCTGGAGGAGGCCGCCGGGCAGGCCCTCGCCGCGGCGGCCGCCGGACCGGCCCCCGCCGCCGAAGAATCGCCCCCGAAGCAGGCCGCCCTCGACGATCCCGCCTCCCTGGTCACCCCGGACATGGTGGAGCGTTTCGTCCAGGAAGCGGACGAACTGCTGCAGGGGGTGGAGCAGGAATTCCTGAAGTGGACCGAGAACCCGGAGGCGGTCGATTTCGGCAGCCTGTTCCGGAACATCCACAGCCTCAAGGGAAACTGCGGCTTTTTCGGCTACGGTGCCCTGGAGCGCCTGAGCCACATGATGGAGACGATCCTGGAGGTCTGCAAATCGGGAGCGCCCCTGAGCGTCGCGAACCCGGCCGAGCTGCTCCTGGCCAACGTCGACCTGCTGCAGGCCGCCGTGGCCGACCTCTCCCGGGGCGGCGCCGGCCAGATCGAAAACCTCTCCGACCACCTCGAGCGCCTTCAGGCGCTGCTGCCGCCGGCCGAGGCCCCGGCCGGGGAGGACCGTCCGCCCCAGCTGCTCGGAGAGATCCTCGTCGAACAGGGGACGGTCTGCGCCGAAGCGGTCCAGTCGGCGATCGCCCTGCAGAAAAAGCCGATCGGCGAGCTGCTGGTGGACATGGGCGCCACCGACCCCCAGAAGGTGGAGAAGGCACTGCAGCAGCAGAAGAAAACCCCGCCGTCCAAGGGCCCTGCCGGAGCGAACAAGAAACCGGCCCAGGCGGTCAAGCGCAACGACATCCGGGTCGACCTGGAAAAGCTGGACGTTTTGATCAACCTCATCTGCGAGCTGGTCATCGCCGAGAACATGCTGATCCACAACCCCGAGATGGAGCACCTCGAGGTCGAGAGCTTCACCCGGGCCGGCCAGCAGATGAGCAAGATCGTCCGCGAGCTGCAGGAGCTGGCCATGTCGATCCGCATGATTCCGGTCACCGGCCTGTTCCGGCGCATGCTGCGCCTGGTGCACGACCTCTCGATCAAATCGGGCAAGAAGGTGGAGCTGCAGCTCTCCGGCGAGGAGACCGAACTGGACAAAACGGTCATCGAGACCATCACCGACCCCCTCGTCCACCTGATGCGCAACTCCATGGACCACGGCCTCGAACCCCCGGAGGAGCGCCTTCGGCTCGGCAAGCCGGAGAAGGGGTCGGTGCGCCTCGCCGCCCGCCACGAGGAGGGCGAGGTCTGGATCACCATCGAGGACGACGGACGCGGCCTGAACCGGGACAAGATCCTGGAGAAGGCGATCGCCAAGGGCCTGGTCGAGGGGGACGGCTCCGACATGAGCGACAAGGCGATCTACAACCTCATCTTCCAGCCCGGCTTCTCCACGGCGGACCAGATCACCGACATCTCCGGCCGGGGGGTCGGGATGGACGTGGTCAAGCAGAACCTGGACAAGATCAAGGGCAAGATCGAGGTCCACAGCAAGCCGGGCCTCGGAACCCGCCTGACCCTGCGCATCCCCCTGACCCTGGGGATCATCGACGGCATGATGGTCCGGGTCGCCGACACCAAGTGCATCGTGCCGACCCTGGCGATCCGCGAGGCCTTCCGCCCGGAGGCGGACCAGATCACCACCACCCCCGACGGCGAAGAGCTTGTGCGGGTGCGGGAGAGCTTCTTCCCCGTCACCCGGCTGCACAAGGTGCTGGACAAGACGCCCGACTCCGACCGCCTGGAAGACGGGATTCTCATCGTCCTGGAGTACCAGGACCGGGGGATCGCCCTGTTCGTCGACGAGATCCTGGGCCAGCAGCAGACGGTCATCAAGGGCCTCTCGGACTATATCGGCAACGTGCGCTGGTTCTCGGGCTGCACCATCCTCGGCGACGGGGAAGTCTGCCTCATCCTCGACGTGGGCCACTTTGTTGAACTGATGGGCAAGAAAGAATCGGCTGTCGCCTGA
- a CDS encoding methyl-accepting chemotaxis protein: MFGRMKLSTKIVSLSCAIILAFTVAILCLYSVSRDRLIDARHAKVRHQVETAWGVLNHFAQQAKSGSLPLEEIQRQAKQAVKELRYGESGYFWINDLEPRMVMHPIKPELDGKDLSGSADPNGKKLFVAFADTCKKSGEGFVDYFWPKPGNAEPVAKASYVKLLPEWGWIIGSGLYVGDLKQELFKMLLVALAILGTIAAAALLLAYGVGRKISGAMAKTVHMIEEMEMGHLETRLNLDRGDEIGQMARTMDAFADSLQHEVVADLEMLARGDLSFSVQPRDEEDVIRGSLRKVAEDLNDIMIQVQSGAEQIATGAVQVAEGSQSLSDGATHQASSLEQISASINQMSSQTKQNADNAAQASQLSGQAHGAAEQGNRQMHEMVQAMAEINQAGKSISKIIQVIDEIAFQTNLLALNAAVEAARAGKHGKGFAVVAEEVRNLAARSAKAAHETAELIEGAVSKSQNGAQIADRTDQALTEIVSTVSKVTDLVAEIAAASNEQAEGIGQVNDGLGQIDGVTQQTSANAEESAAAAEELSSQAGQLQQLLRRFRLAGHAPTEGHPEIHLLP; encoded by the coding sequence ATGTTCGGACGCATGAAGCTGTCGACCAAGATCGTAAGCCTGAGCTGCGCCATTATCCTGGCCTTTACCGTCGCCATCCTGTGCCTCTACTCGGTGAGCCGCGACCGCCTGATCGACGCCCGCCACGCCAAGGTCCGCCATCAGGTGGAGACCGCCTGGGGGGTCCTGAACCACTTCGCCCAGCAGGCCAAGAGCGGGTCGCTTCCCCTGGAAGAGATCCAGCGCCAGGCCAAGCAGGCTGTCAAGGAGCTGCGCTACGGCGAGAGCGGCTATTTCTGGATCAACGACCTGGAGCCGCGCATGGTCATGCACCCGATCAAGCCGGAGCTCGACGGCAAGGATCTCTCCGGCTCGGCCGACCCCAACGGCAAGAAGCTGTTCGTCGCCTTCGCCGACACCTGCAAAAAGTCCGGGGAGGGCTTCGTCGACTACTTCTGGCCCAAGCCGGGCAACGCGGAGCCGGTGGCCAAGGCCTCCTACGTCAAGCTGCTCCCCGAATGGGGCTGGATCATCGGCAGCGGGCTCTACGTGGGGGACCTGAAGCAGGAACTGTTCAAGATGCTCCTCGTCGCCCTCGCCATTCTCGGCACCATTGCCGCGGCCGCCCTGCTCCTCGCCTACGGGGTCGGGCGCAAAATCTCCGGGGCCATGGCCAAAACGGTCCACATGATCGAGGAGATGGAAATGGGGCACCTCGAAACCCGGCTCAACCTGGACCGGGGGGACGAGATCGGCCAGATGGCCCGCACCATGGACGCCTTTGCCGACAGCCTGCAGCACGAGGTGGTGGCCGACCTGGAGATGCTCGCCCGCGGGGACCTCTCCTTTTCCGTCCAGCCCCGCGACGAAGAAGACGTCATCCGCGGCTCCCTGAGAAAGGTCGCCGAAGACCTCAACGACATCATGATCCAGGTGCAGAGCGGCGCCGAACAGATCGCCACCGGGGCGGTGCAGGTCGCCGAGGGAAGCCAGTCCCTCTCCGACGGCGCCACCCACCAGGCCAGCTCCCTGGAGCAGATCAGCGCCTCCATCAACCAGATGAGCTCCCAAACCAAGCAGAACGCCGACAATGCCGCTCAGGCCAGCCAGCTTTCGGGCCAGGCCCACGGAGCCGCCGAGCAGGGCAACCGGCAGATGCACGAGATGGTCCAGGCCATGGCCGAAATCAACCAGGCCGGGAAGAGCATCTCCAAAATCATCCAGGTTATCGACGAGATCGCCTTCCAGACCAACCTGCTCGCCCTCAACGCCGCGGTGGAGGCGGCCCGGGCCGGCAAACACGGCAAGGGCTTCGCGGTGGTCGCCGAGGAGGTGCGCAACCTGGCCGCACGCAGCGCCAAGGCCGCCCACGAAACCGCCGAACTGATCGAGGGGGCCGTCTCCAAGTCCCAGAACGGGGCGCAGATCGCCGACCGCACCGACCAGGCCCTGACCGAAATCGTCTCGACCGTCAGCAAGGTCACCGACCTGGTGGCGGAGATCGCCGCCGCCTCCAACGAACAGGCCGAGGGCATCGGCCAGGTCAACGACGGGCTCGGCCAGATCGACGGGGTCACACAGCAGACCTCGGCCAACGCCGAAGAGAGCGCCGCGGCCGCCGAGGAGCTTTCCAGCCAGGCAGGGCAGCTGCAGCAGCTGCTGCGGCGCTTCCGTCTGGCGGGTCATGCCCCCACCGAAGGACACCCCGAGATCCACCTTCTCCCCTGA
- a CDS encoding chemotaxis protein CheW, with translation MSENTAKMNIDRFEEEEDTQKGKFLTFRLGNEDYAIEIRYVTEIIGIQRITDVPDMPDYVRGVINLRGTVVPVMDVRSRFRLPPRAYDDRTCIVVVNMNDTAVGLLVDKVNEVSDIPDAQIEPPPPTQGESARCIQGLGKMGEEVKIILDVDRLLFPEERAGLGESEGQAA, from the coding sequence ATGAGCGAGAACACCGCAAAAATGAACATCGACCGCTTCGAAGAGGAAGAGGACACCCAGAAGGGGAAATTCCTCACCTTCCGGCTCGGCAACGAAGACTACGCCATAGAGATCCGCTATGTCACCGAGATCATCGGCATCCAGCGGATCACCGACGTTCCGGACATGCCCGATTACGTTCGCGGAGTGATCAACCTGAGGGGAACGGTGGTCCCGGTGATGGACGTGCGCTCCCGTTTCAGGCTCCCCCCCCGCGCATACGACGACCGCACCTGCATCGTGGTCGTTAACATGAACGATACTGCGGTCGGGCTGCTGGTGGACAAGGTCAACGAGGTCTCGGATATCCCCGACGCCCAGATCGAACCGCCGCCGCCCACCCAGGGCGAGAGCGCCCGCTGCATCCAGGGCCTGGGCAAGATGGGCGAAGAGGTCAAGATCATTCTCGACGTCGACCGGCTCCTCTTTCCTGAGGAGCGGGCGGGGCTCGGCGAAAGCGAAGGACAGGCGGCCTGA
- a CDS encoding methyl-accepting chemotaxis protein codes for MIEEMERGHLEGRLRLQRNDEIGRMARAMDAFADSLQNEVVDALQRLARGDLTFEAVPRDEKDLLRGTLKTVGDDLNGVMLQVHTSGQQIASGAAQVSDSGQTLSQGATTQASSLEEISASMSEMTAQTSQSAENAAQADKLSSQVREAAERGHAQMGEMVGAMGEINEAGRNISKIIKVIDEIAFQTNLLALNAAVEAARAGQHGKGFAVVAEEVRNLAARSAKAAKETAELIEGSVEKTENGTQIADRTAEALKGIVEGIAKVTGLATEISVAASEQAEGFSQINQGLSQIDQVTQNNTASAEESAAAAEELSAQAAQMQQMLARFQLRSLSGRIEPVSLPDTPPPLPEETTSSWEEMLENEAPPQAAPAGTVIALDDDEFGKY; via the coding sequence ATGATCGAGGAGATGGAGAGGGGTCACCTGGAGGGCCGCCTCCGGCTGCAGCGGAACGACGAGATCGGCCGCATGGCCCGCGCCATGGACGCCTTCGCCGACAGCCTGCAGAACGAGGTGGTCGACGCCCTGCAGCGGCTGGCCCGGGGGGACCTGACCTTCGAGGCCGTCCCCAGGGACGAAAAGGACCTGCTTCGCGGCACCCTGAAAACCGTCGGCGACGACCTCAACGGTGTCATGCTTCAGGTCCACACCTCGGGCCAGCAGATCGCCTCGGGCGCGGCCCAGGTCTCCGACTCGGGCCAGACCCTCTCTCAGGGGGCCACCACGCAGGCCAGCTCCCTTGAGGAAATCTCCGCCTCCATGAGCGAGATGACCGCCCAGACGAGCCAGAGCGCGGAAAACGCCGCCCAGGCCGACAAGCTCTCCAGCCAGGTGCGGGAAGCCGCCGAGCGGGGCCACGCCCAGATGGGGGAGATGGTCGGGGCGATGGGAGAGATCAACGAAGCGGGACGCAACATCTCCAAGATCATCAAAGTCATCGACGAGATCGCCTTCCAGACCAACCTGCTGGCGCTGAACGCCGCGGTGGAGGCGGCCCGGGCCGGCCAGCACGGCAAGGGCTTCGCGGTCGTCGCCGAGGAGGTGCGCAACCTCGCCGCGCGCAGCGCCAAGGCCGCCAAGGAAACAGCCGAGCTCATCGAAGGCTCGGTTGAGAAGACCGAGAACGGCACCCAGATCGCCGACCGCACCGCCGAGGCCCTGAAGGGGATCGTCGAGGGCATCGCCAAGGTCACCGGCCTGGCGACCGAGATCAGCGTGGCGGCCAGCGAGCAGGCCGAAGGGTTTTCCCAGATCAACCAGGGTCTGAGCCAGATCGACCAGGTGACGCAGAATAATACCGCCAGCGCCGAGGAGAGCGCCGCAGCGGCCGAGGAGCTCTCCGCCCAGGCCGCCCAGATGCAACAGATGCTCGCCAGGTTCCAGTTGCGGTCCCTGTCCGGGCGGATTGAGCCGGTGTCGCTCCCCGATACGCCGCCGCCCCTTCCGGAGGAGACGACCAGCAGCTGGGAGGAGATGCTCGAGAACGAGGCGCCCCCGCAGGCCGCACCGGCCGGGACGGTCATCGCCCTCGACGACGACGAGTTCGGCAAGTACTGA